In Solanum pennellii chromosome 3, SPENNV200, a single window of DNA contains:
- the LOC107012356 gene encoding uncharacterized protein LOC107012356, which yields MEPKHVTATDGKSGTPPTLAVTGLKVSPRGKTLSSSDSFCNTSPDSTLNDPFGKANYESDDNKNPVSGSSTISSEPLNHEVSPSMSQSEGTHCFSRSCSGNSSTTESPPMQVMEHSANESYRIPSSVFARDESANPAEWSVTSHESLFSIHMGTTSFTKDASFWQSDELGELGTPQNFPAPPAMCDFSPYQSSHEMELAEVEISRGNEDLKHERSLAVGRVSPKPMESGTNTMSFAFPVLSGNLDKNYSQRMAAPTESSPEQKQPQLESAELHTESPPQSEPKTPTTTEGAGKTQWFPFFSCCSSGS from the exons ATGGAGCCTAAGCATGTTACTGCAACTGATGGAAAATCAGGGACACCTCCTACCCTTGCTGTTACAGGACTTAAAGTCTCCCCTCGTGGGAAAACTTTAAGTTCCTCAGACTCTTTCTGCAATACATCACCTGACTCGACACTGAATGACCCCTTTGGCAAGGCTAATTATGAATCTGATGATAACAAAAATCCTGTTTCTGGGAGCTCTACCATTAGTAGTGAACCCTTAAACCATGAAGTGTCACCTTCCATGTCACAGTCAGAAGGGACTCACTGTTTTTCCAGGTCATGCTCTGGCAATTCGTCAACCACAGAATCACCTCCCATGCAAGTAATGGAGCACTCCGCAAATGAATCTTATAGGATCCCTTCTTCAGTGTTTGCTAGAGATGAGTCTGCAAATCCAGCAGAGTGGAGTGTAACTTCTCATGAATCATTATTTAGCATTCACATGGGTACTACGAGTTTTACCAAAGATGCTAGTTTTTGGCAGTCGGATGAGCTGGGTGAGCTAGGAACTCCTCAAAACTTCCCCGCACCCCCTGCTATGTGTGACTTCTCACCGTACCAGTCAAGTCATGAGATGGAATTGGCTGAAGTGGAGATCTCAAGGGGAAATGAAGATTTAAAGCATGAAAGATCTCTTGCTGTAGGACGTGTTTCTCCTAAGCCAATGGAAAGTggaaccaatacaatgtcttttGCATTTCCAGT GCTGTCAGGGAATCTGGATAAAAACTACTCACAGCGCATGGCTGCTCCAACTGAATCTAGCCCAGAGCAGAAGCAACCTCAGTTAGAATCAGCTGAGCTGCATACAGAATCGCCCCCTCAATCAGAGCCAAAGACCCCGACAACAACTGAAGGTGCAGGGAAAACACAATGGTTTCCTTTCTTCTCATGCTGCTCTTCCGGTTCCTAG